One Styela clava chromosome 4, kaStyClav1.hap1.2, whole genome shotgun sequence genomic window, acgtcacttgcgcgtcgctgaATCAAACGCTTGGACAGCACAACTTGATAGGCCAAACTCGAGTGAACTTTTACAATTGATATCTAAACTAAAGCACCTGAATGGCACATCCATTTATATCTCTGAATACAACTTCGCAAGGACATATAAATAATACAAGTCACTAAAAGTCGTGTATTGATTTCAGTGCCACaaaattcagaataaaaattaaataataagtTGTTTGAAATCGACACAAAAAGGAAAATGAGCAATTAAGTTTCACACTATTCATATGATAAATGGATGGGTATTTCAGCAACTTGATGTTAATCTTTGATAtctgaattttttcaaattatggaaatatatattgatattagTTTCAGACCAcaaacttaaataaaaaattctttttctttGTTTCAAATGTCCGGCAAACAAACATCAATGATTGAAGCGTGTTAGCCAGAGTTGGCGACGTCACATGAGTGAGCAAGAAATCTAGGATCCTTATGGATAAGATTGATACTACTTGTGTTTCGGTCATATTTGTGAAGTGCATCATTactgaaaaaaggaaaaatgaACATAGGTCAATTTTGTGATGCtcaatttactattttaaaCGTTGCAATAAAATCGTGGTAAAAGCGTATCGGCCTGTACTTTTGGAATATTTAgtacattttgtattttttttagtaTATTTTATAGCATTTTTTTTACGCTTACTTGATGCTATCCGTCCCAATAATATAAATTTCGTTGTTGAGAGCAAGAACGTGAAAAACGTCACAATGAAAGTTTGGCCACTGATTTGAAAGGATTATTGTTTGCCATGAATCACGTTTGATGTCGTAACAATGAAAGTCACTCTCCTCTGAAACAGAATATgcttcttttatatattttaaaacatgtaCCACATTAAAAGCTTTATTGAAACAAAGACATATGTAAGCAGATCGTTGTGaatgctttttattattttcattttggaATAATTTAATTGACCCTCTGAAAAAGTTTTGTGACAATCACTGATAATTAGGAGTTCACTGCATTTTCCTACTTGGATCAATTAATTACCTGTGCGAGCAATTTATGAAGATttcgatttttttaaatatagacAAAACGGTTCATCAGAAACGAATTTTCTGTTAAAAACTTACCAGCGACGTATATCAACCCCTCCACTTCAGCTGCTGACATTCTGAGTGCTCGCCTCTTCATGGGTGCTGTGAATTTCCACGTCTGACGTTGCGAATCGTACACTTCACCTTTTCTGTAGCTGTCATCAGTCCCAGTCTTGCTACCGAAACAATATATTTTCCCtataaaacatgtaaaaattgacaataaaaaaaaataatataaacaccACAGATTTTATTTGGGATTGTAATCGTATTTTATTTGTTGATATATTGAGTTTCAGGCAATAGTTTGACAATaggtaaatataaatttatttatttattgagcACTGGAATAAAGATAATATCCCAATTAATGAAAAACAATTATAATGTAAATTGCAGAATATGTAGTTCAGCGTCTACTCGAACTATTTCTTATATCATTAGTTATGTTTGTGGGGCGCACTTGGCGACATGAAAGTAAAAACATCATTTCTACGTTAAATCGTCTTTAGTGCTATATTcttattataatatattgtaaTTCAATACCTCTAGCTGAAACAATGCCATGATCAGATCTTTTCAATTTCATGCGAGCTACGTTCTGCCATTTATCATATTCAGGATCATACTTTTGGACTATTTGTATCGATGTCAGATCCGATCCACCACACACGTATATACTTCCTATAATATTGCGAACGTGGTTTAATTAGTTATCTTACTTAATTATTTCGTTCAATAGACACTCATTATTAAATAGATAAAATTACAACAGCGCTAATGAAATGTTTTGATAACAGTTTACTCTGAAATATGTTTTCACAGGACACGCTACGTTATTGAACATTCAATCAACTTTCGACTATTCTATGTTTATCTTAGTAGCATGCATTAATTTGCTGTGATACCGTTTAATACAATTGCGGGCGGAAACTTTCCATGGTAATGTATTAGGTCCGCCGTTTTTTCCCAGTTTGCCGTAGGTTCAGAAAACTCCAAACGATAAGTTTCTGTTGAGGTTAAAGCGTAGAGATGAAGGTTCAATACGACAATTGAATACCGAGACGTCCTGTTAGATAGTTTCTGAAATATGAAGTGAATTGGAATTGAAtatgcaataaaaacaaaaccacTTTGCTTTTCTATATCTAACCTTCAGTTCGTCCCATGTACCAGTTGCAGGTGAGTATATCGATAAATTCCTGTTGTACCTCAAAATCATTGTATTTTCCTGAAGACTatctaaaaaattatttgccagatcATCAATAGTATCTATTCAGTAGTCTACTGCCAGGTATAGTAGAATGATTTTGCTAGATGTGGATTGTTTTGCACCAAAGATATAGAGATGTTTGTCATCCCCAAGTTTAAGATTTTCTCGTATTATGTCGCGACATCATACTGAGGAGAAATTATAATTCCTAAATATTTTGCAACTAATATTGCGCTTTCCACTGCGCAAACGTTTTACAGAATGAAAACAAACATATGACACTTAAATATATAGTTAAAGCACTGATGGATAAAAGTATTATTCTTTCAGACGAATTTTGACCTAATTGTGGTGATAAGTCCCGAGAGTTTTCTGTATGTAGGAATTTGTTGGTTGGACTGAAAGACTTATATTTTCAACAAGtgtatctgaaaaatatatgttGACCTTGTAATGGAATGAAACACATTGGCTTAACCTTCTATATGTGTATACtatgattatatatgataataTCGCACTCAAGATAACgatatatttgtaattttaatgttCAAGGTTTAGTCGTAATATTTTTCGTGGCAGAATAATGAGAAGAAATTAGAATTcctgaatattttacaatgaaTATTTACCCTCCAAAAAACTATTACAACGGCACGTTGGAAAATAGAAATCGGGCAATATCTCGTCAACTGTTGGACGTTGCGCCGGTTCAAACTGCAACATTTTCTTGAGTAAATTTATTGCTTTTACTTTGTTGAGGCTATTGTTGATGAGCAGATGACCGAGATCACGATTTTCGTTTTTCTTAATGTTGATGTTCCATCCGTCTGGATCTTGACCAAACGGATGTTCTCCATTACTCCATAATGCGTATATCACAATAGCCATCGAATAAATATCGGATTTTTTAGAAATAACATCGGAAAGGTACGTTTCTGGAGACCTGTATCCATCTGTACCAGGACGCTGTACACTTTGGCGAGTGAATGATCGGCCATGACGAAGTTCTTTTGATAGACCAAAATCAGATATTTTAAGGCTTTGTTCATCAACTGACAACAAGACGTTGTCAGGCTTTAGATCGCGGTGGATGAAGTCGTTGTGATGGATAAATTGTAAACCGTAGAGCAACTGCTGCGCCATAGACACAACCTGGCTGTCTTCAAATGAGACactattttcttttttaaacttTAGAAAATCAGTGAGGTTTTTGTCGTGGCAAAGTTCCATAACAAGGAACATTTTATCACTGACTGGTGTCCCGTAAAGTATACCGCAATGTATAAGAGTCACGACATTGGGATGAGATGTTAGCTTCAGAAGAACTTCTGCCTCCTGATAATTACTTTCATCAAAATCAAGTAACTTGATAGCAACATCTCGATTCCCAGCATCGGTTTGCTGTTTCCCGCGATAAACTTGTTTACTTCCACACAAACGTTGATTGCGGAATGCCCCGAACGTTCCATCGAGTTGAATATAATCTAACATATTATGTGGTGTTACTTatgtataaaacaaatattaatatcacattatattattatttaataatagatcatttataatatatatatatatccaataaAGAACAGGGTGTAATTAGGATATTGGAGATTTGGCAGACTGCATATAAAAAAGGTTTGACATAAAGCTAAATTTCTCATTGCACATCTAAGAAATAGTGTGGTTTCCACGAACTAGTAATCATTTTCATAATTAAAATGCGATAAGATATCATCTTCATATCATGATTAGCCGTCAAGAAACAGTTGTTTAAATTGTATTTACTATTTATAAGAACTATATCACCATTTCATCATTTCCATCTCAATTCAGACACGTTCCGTTTATGTCAGATCCTAACAATTACTGTTTGCCTTAGACTTATAGTTCTACactgaaaaattaataaaaccatCCAATGTTTTGTCGGCAGTAAGTTCATTAGTAAGTTGTCTAATTGTTCTGAAAGTTCGTCTGAGTTTAACTGTATACTGATGTGATTGATTTGTGTCGGATATTTTTGATAATACGTGTTTTATGTGTTTTTATCTCATTTGATATCTGCCAAATATCACATAGGCCtaggcaaataattttttactcAAAATACCTTGGTCACGGTCGTCATAAAGAAAGTTATGAACAAGACTTCGAATCTTGGAGATTGTTCCCGCTCGACCTGAACCAGGAAAGATTCTTGATAATTATTCATGGTTTGGCAACATGGCAAGGggcaacaataataataattgcgATCATATAGTTGAAAAATTGTCTTCAGCAGATGTTTTCatttagttttaaatatatatgcttTATTTTACAAGTTATCAATTTATGTCTATTTTTTCTAGGAATCATTTGAACCGTTGCCGGTATGCATAACTGGGAACAAAGTATCCAGTATTTATCAACCATTGTCACGGACAAGCAGCAAGAAATATGTTACCAAATCATGGTCCATAAAGCGAGTGAAAAATTACCAGTATTTTGTTTCCATTTATATAGCATTTGCAATTTTTGTTCTTCGGTGGAACTGCAACAATCATTTACAATGTCTTCAATCTCGTCCTGACTCAAACATAATCCATATCTTGATCGAGCGAATCTTTTAAAATCGACAATTCTAGGAAAAGCTCGTACAATCTCGTCTTGAAACACGTCCTCGAAACGTTCTACAAgtggataaaaatattttcatgggATTTACTATTCAACGCTTGTTTCCACATAATCGAAGTAGGTAAAATGAAGCACATAGTACACAGTTGCTTTAAATAGCAATAAGGAAAATATACGTTtagcataataaaaataaaacagcataCCTTCAGCGATATTCATGCTTTTCCCAGAATTATAGATTAACTCTTTCGCTAATTTAACTGCAAAGTAGAAATGTGTAATGGAACTAATCAGCCATGTCAAAGCAAAAATTTTTATACATTAGAAAACTTGGTATTCGTAATGTGTTTTGCTCGTGTTTTCATTGTTCGATAATAGGCGCTAGCTCTTTTTTAAACGTAAaacggtgctcctgaagtatacaaaccaagatggcggacatcggaacgtaacatgggtaacaggttagggttaggcaataatttttttccaattttccttattttagtcccattatcagttcgaagactagccaagagcctcccgtagtgtttatagctaaaattatggcctaaccctaacctagtacacatattacattccgatgtccgccatctcggttcgcatacttcgggagcccccgtAAAACAGTCCTACACATGGTATACTCTTTTAATGCCGTTGGTGCAAAAATGTTCAGAGCAATTGACTATGGTGAAAGACGTCgagataaatttgaatagctcGCCACCTCTAGACACTGTCATAGGAACCGCCAACAtcttaaaacaagagagctacgcttaaatgtatggacacgtagcgccacctagtGACAAATTAGGATGACGCCATAGCACTCAAAACAACGAATCCAATGCAGCTCAccagaatatttgaaataaataaaagtactagCTTTCTAggaaaaaattccatcttcatccgctgaaaattccaaagcaaatGGTCAAGTAATCAATaggaaaagcgtttttttttcatggcGATTCGAAGAAGAATTCAAATAAGaagaagaagagtgccagcataagATCGTGCCAGCAtaaaaacgatcgttatgttcaCTTACGTGTCCAACAAGGAGGGAAATGATCTTCCCGACTTGACTTACAGACAATAGACTTGATTACCGAGCCTTAGgttcaaaatttaatatgaatgaaaaacattatatttacaaacaagagagctacgcccaaatatatggacacgtctgttcgcagtacagtacgatttaccgtaccgtcagatcacagtctacaaatatattcacaccaagcgaagcagtacagtaggacacaaaatggcgtccgatgcccgcagaacgttcggtgacgtcatagcaaacaaaaacaaatctcacagagctaacagaaatatttgaaataaataaaagtaatagccttctggagaaaaatttcatctttaatcactaaaaatttcaaagcaattggtccagtgatctaagagaaaagcgtttttttaatatttccactaggtgtccaaaaagtgtcaaagaacaacaagaacaagaataacataacaacaaaaagatcgttatgtccactaaacgtgtccaataactgaCGTCGATAACAAGTACTGAAATTGGTGTACCGGATAGAATCAAAAATCATGTGATGCTGTCTGGGCCGGATTTAGATGATAAGAGGCctgtaaaatatttcatgttCTAGACCCTTCCGATACATATCCTCATGAAATCGAATGTGAATTTATAAGAGGCCCTTAATTCAGTGGTGTTCGGAGTCGTCTTTTCTTTTGTTGAAGCCAAAGTGactattatagtcactttgtTTGAAGCGAGCGACTGCTGGTTACAGCAGATCGCCTCgagatattttttgtatttttttctcaatttatttaaacttatcctgagtaattcaataaatagtcttgctgcacactaacacaaaacTTATTTAAACCTAGTTCGACTTTTTCTTCCTTATAATATAgtgttagacttattttataggtgccgctgctcgataaccagtattggtttttcgcgtctccttcacccttaaatatggcctatttataatatattgcaatttgtatgtttgtgcccATTTAAGTATGGTGGGAAATAATCTACTGATTACTAATTATGATATGCTATATACATTATAAAGTCACAAACATAAAATTACTTATGAAATTCTCGAACAATACTTCAAAATTTGGAATTCACTTAAAAATTAATAACAGTTCAAAATTGAATGTCAAAGCCGCAAATGCTTGAGGCCCCTGGACTCCAGCATGTCTTGCCCAATGGTAAATCTGGCACTGGTTGCAGCTTTCAAGACCGCGCGTAATTTCCCTGAATGTAGCTCTCTAAACACGTAATTTGCAGACCTGAATGCGGACATATCAGGCGCTAGTCTTGGCAAAGACGCTAGATTCTTAGAATgacataaattatttaaaacggTGAGTTTAGAGAGTATATGTGGATCGTTTTGCATATTATGTTCAGGTGCAGATAATACGTTGGTGACTTACTGTAGCTCATTCATTTTAGCCAACGATTCGTCATTGTCATATATATTATAAcgaaaatttatatccataaaaactacaGTCGTGATTTCAGTAAGTACAAATGGGTCGGATAAAATAATTCGGTCAGCAGGATCCGGCACGCGGGCCGAAATTTGCCTACCCTGTCTTAACATATTTTCTAGCCAACAGAAGACAGTCTTCCATCACAAAGTGTTGTGTCAATGATGAACAATCTTGTCAAACTGCAAATAAGACAAACAACAAAGAGGAGGAAAAACCTGACATTAAGAGTACTAGAATCTCTTTGCCTTACACAATGAATAAAAAGTAATTGCACAAATATACTTAAATACTAAAACGCCAATAATAAAACGCCGCCAGTGCGACTCGTTTGGCGATGGCAACTGCTACCATGACGTTTTTAATGACTAACAGCGTTCACTATTTAGTAGACAAGTTAGTTTACTACTGTAAACCTGTGTCGAAAGGTAAGATGCTTCCCATGCATGTGCAGAACATTCGGTAGAACTTAGTCTAAACGTTCAATAAGTCGCTGGAGCAAAACTTGAATCAGTCGAGTATAGAAATCTCTGTGTATACAAATAACATATACACATATATTACGTATACAATTCGCTTAATCTCAAGTACAAATATAAAAGAATATATGTATTAAATCTCGTAATCAACAATCCGTTAATTACATTTTAATGACACCTGAATATTTTGAAGAGGATTTTAAACTCGGTACAAagaatttgttaaattttatggAGTTACGCCTCATGAGTAAACAACTCAAATATTTCTGAGCGTATTTGCTTTATTACACACGGCCAGCCTTGAagttaaattaaaacaaatttcgtTTGTCGTTACAAATGTGTGTAACATGCAAGGCCCCATTACAACAGTATTTATAATTCAATAAACTCGATCGGCTATATGTATGCAAAAGTGATTGGACAGACAATGAGACTTGAGTAAGCTATATTACTCGAATATAACGCGTATCAGGCTGTTGTAAAAGTTCTGTTAATGTCGCTCAAGTAGGCTATAATAAACTATATTGAAATGTACTTTTGGcacaagtttttatttcaataacgatcatcgaatattttcaatgaCTAAAAGGGTTTGTATAAAATAAAGGAAAAACTGCGAGGATTTCTGTACATTACTCATGCTGTTAAAGGTAGAAATCTAGGCTAGTGTTCTTAAATCGTTTTCACCGTGGTATACACTTTTTCAATtattcaagaactttgtatacctcacaaataccaatgtttatttgatGAACATTTAATTTAGCACAGAATGTAAAATAAATAGCGAAAACTGACGATACTGCAATATCACCATGCAATCTAATGGGCTACTTTCCGCAAGTTGTAAATGGCGTAAGTATATTGtctatcagttgtataccctaCTTGTGGCAct contains:
- the LOC120327015 gene encoding kelch-like protein 23 isoform X1, with product MNIAEERFEDVFQDEIVRAFPRIVDFKRFARSRYGLCLSQDEIEDIVNDCCSSTEEQKLQMLYKWKQNTGRAGTISKIRSLVHNFLYDDRDQDSLQENTMILRYNRNLSIYSPATGTWDELKKLSNRTSRYSIVVLNLHLYALTSTETYRLEFSEPTANWEKTADLIHYHGKFPPAIVLNGSIYVCGGSDLTSIQIVQKYDPEYDKWQNVARMKLKRSDHGIVSARGKIYCFGSKTGTDDSYRKGEVYDSQRQTWKFTAPMKRRALRMSAAEVEGLIYVAEESDFHCYDIKRDSWQTIILSNQWPNFHCDVFHVLALNNEIYIIGTDSINNDALHKYDRNTSSINLIHKDPRFLAHSCDVANSG
- the LOC120327015 gene encoding kelch-like protein 42 isoform X3; amino-acid sequence: MNIAEERFEDVFQDEIVRAFPRIVDFKRFARSRYGLCLSQDEIEDIVNDCCSSTEEQKLQMLYKWKQNTGRAGTISKIRSLVHNFLYDDRDQDSLQENTMILRYNRNLSIYSPATGTWDELKKLSNRTSRYSIVVLNLHLYALTSTETYRLEFSEPTANWEKTADLIHYHGKFPPAIVLNGSIYVCGGSDLTSIQIVQKYDPEYDKWQNVARMKLKRSDHGIVSARGKIYCFGSKTGTDDSYRKGEVYDSQRQTWKFTAPMKRRALRMSAAEVEGLIYVAVMMHFTNMTETQVVSILSIRILDFLLTHVTSPTLANTLQSLMFVCRTFETKKKNFLFKFVV
- the LOC120327015 gene encoding kelch-like protein 23 isoform X2, yielding MNIAEERFEDVFQDEIVRAFPRIVDFKRFARSRYGLCLSQDEIEDIVNDCCSSTEEQKLQMLYKWKQNTGRAGTISKIRSLVHNFLYDDRDQDSLQENTMILRYNRNLSIYSPATGTWDELKKLSNRTSRYSIVVLNLHLYALTSTETYRLEFSEPTANWEKTADLIHYHGNIYVCGGSDLTSIQIVQKYDPEYDKWQNVARMKLKRSDHGIVSARGKIYCFGSKTGTDDSYRKGEVYDSQRQTWKFTAPMKRRALRMSAAEVEGLIYVAEESDFHCYDIKRDSWQTIILSNQWPNFHCDVFHVLALNNEIYIIGTDSINNDALHKYDRNTSSINLIHKDPRFLAHSCDVANSG